Proteins encoded together in one Variovorax paradoxus window:
- a CDS encoding phage tail protein, with the protein MAVTTTLAACNTNPALNGPDGSDLPATLDDAIRYALSFIAQLRDGAGMPVGAIVPFSGATAGLGYVIGNGSLLSRTTYAALFAYASAAGLVSEAAWTAGSFGSYSVGDGSTTFRVPDFRGMFLRGLDQSRGVDPGRVLGSYQLASNAPHVHGVADPTHVHPDPGHAHQGSTLAAGDHAHGYTGSTPSGAGAFSGGTTVYAQIGAATGVAGSHAHTIQTDVRGTGLLATATNISIQSQGIEGRPSNLAYPFCIKY; encoded by the coding sequence ATGGCAGTCACAACCACTCTCGCCGCCTGCAACACGAATCCTGCATTGAACGGGCCAGACGGTTCGGACTTGCCAGCTACCCTTGACGACGCGATCCGCTATGCCTTGAGCTTCATCGCTCAACTTCGCGATGGCGCCGGCATGCCGGTGGGCGCCATCGTTCCGTTTTCTGGCGCCACAGCTGGGCTCGGCTACGTCATCGGCAACGGTTCGCTGCTCTCGCGCACCACCTACGCGGCTCTGTTCGCCTACGCCAGCGCCGCGGGATTGGTAAGCGAAGCCGCATGGACCGCAGGCAGCTTTGGCTCCTACTCGGTGGGCGATGGTTCCACCACATTCCGCGTGCCGGATTTCCGCGGCATGTTTCTAAGGGGCCTTGATCAGTCGCGCGGCGTTGACCCGGGACGCGTTTTGGGCAGCTATCAACTCGCATCAAACGCACCTCACGTGCACGGCGTTGCGGACCCAACGCACGTGCATCCCGACCCGGGCCATGCGCACCAGGGTTCGACGCTCGCGGCCGGGGACCACGCACACGGATACACCGGATCCACTCCATCGGGCGCTGGCGCTTTCTCGGGTGGCACCACCGTATACGCGCAGATCGGTGCCGCGACCGGCGTCGCCGGTTCGCATGCGCACACGATTCAAACGGACGTGCGCGGCACTGGGCTGCTCGCCACCGCCACCAACATTTCGATCCAGTCGCAGGGCATCGAGGGGCGTCCCAGCAATCTGGCCTACCCCTTCTGTATCAAGTACTGA
- a CDS encoding lysozyme, which produces MNPVLRNRLIAAGSAGTLAIAAVLQAWYEGEGPTVKQPSGAVISLPYQDTGGIWTVCRGVTGAEVIPTKRYTEAECRALEAKHLAVAERAARSYVRNFDRLNKWQQAALIDWFYNLGANRNTINSTLVAKFNRGDIEGGCDELSRWVKGRVKGELVTLNGLVDRRGTGEELCLHWGSK; this is translated from the coding sequence GTGAATCCCGTTCTACGCAACCGATTAATCGCTGCTGGGTCAGCTGGCACCCTCGCAATCGCCGCTGTGCTGCAGGCCTGGTACGAGGGTGAAGGCCCGACCGTGAAGCAGCCAAGCGGTGCGGTGATCTCCCTGCCGTACCAAGACACGGGCGGGATCTGGACCGTGTGCAGGGGCGTGACGGGCGCCGAGGTCATCCCGACGAAGCGCTACACCGAAGCGGAGTGCCGCGCGCTGGAGGCTAAGCACCTCGCTGTGGCGGAGCGTGCTGCACGTAGCTACGTCCGCAACTTCGACCGGCTCAACAAGTGGCAGCAGGCCGCGCTGATTGACTGGTTCTACAACCTCGGCGCCAACCGCAACACCATCAATTCAACCTTGGTTGCGAAGTTCAACAGGGGCGACATCGAGGGTGGATGCGATGAGCTTTCGCGCTGGGTCAAAGGCCGAGTCAAGGGCGAACTCGTGACGCTGAACGGCCTGGTTGATCGCCGCGGCACTGGCGAAGAGCTGTGTCTGCATTGGGGCTCGAAGTGA
- a CDS encoding thermonuclease family protein has product MLRWLRQVIGRRARARERYRIDLRGLTLPLRRTEHRCSIQMGVPVEVAEGTPGMMVAADRTEVSLGMAWWYQAYSREQTLQEREQYELAQTQAHGKGLGLWGDERATTPWEWRKEQRTASSH; this is encoded by the coding sequence ATGCTGCGCTGGCTCCGCCAGGTCATCGGTCGCCGGGCACGAGCTCGTGAACGCTACAGGATCGATCTTCGCGGGCTCACGTTGCCGCTTCGACGGACCGAACATCGATGCAGCATCCAGATGGGCGTGCCGGTCGAGGTCGCCGAGGGCACACCTGGCATGATGGTGGCCGCCGATCGCACCGAGGTCTCGCTTGGCATGGCTTGGTGGTATCAAGCCTACTCGCGTGAGCAGACGCTCCAGGAGCGTGAGCAGTACGAGCTTGCCCAGACCCAGGCGCACGGCAAGGGCTTAGGCCTATGGGGCGACGAGCGTGCGACGACGCCGTGGGAGTGGCGTAAGGAACAGCGGACAGCTTCGAGCCACTAA